The DNA region GCACCCCCGCGCACAGCGCGCCCGTGCACGCCCACTGCCGCCTGCGTCGTACGTCCGCCATCCCTCGCCCACCTCCGTACTCGGGGGTAACGCCCCGGCGGGCTCGATGATGTCACGCTTCGTCATATTGTCGACACCCCCACTGGGGTGAATTGCGGGCGTACGACCCGGCCACCGCCCTCGGGGACCGGGCCGTACGCGTACCGGTGTCCTACCGGCTCGGCCGCGCGGGTTCGGCGCGCGGGCTCAGCCGAAGTAGGAGTGGAAGGTGGTGGAGAACTCCCAGTTGGAGAACCGGTCCCAGTTGATCGACCACGTCATCAGGCCGCGCAGTCCTGGCCAGGTGCCGTGGGTGGCGTAGCCGCCGCAGTCGGTCTTCTTGGTCAGGCAGTTCAGCGCCTGGTCGACCTGGGCGGGGGCGGTGTAGCCGTTGCCGGCGTTGACCGAGGCGGGCAGGCCGATGCCGACCTGGGAGGGGGCCAGCGCCGGGAACATGTTCGCGGTGTTGCCGGCCACCGGGAAGCCGGTGAGCAGCATGTCCGTCATCGCGATGTGGAAGTCCGCGCCGCCCATGGTGTGGTACTGGTTGTCCAGGCCCATGATCGGCCCGGAGTTGTAGTCCTGGACGTGCAGCAGCGTCAGGTCGTTGCGCAGCGCGTAGATCACCGGGAGGTACGCGCCGCACCGCGGGTCCTGGCCGCCCCACGGGCCCGAGCCGTAGTACTGGTAACCCATCTGCACGAAGAAGGTCTCCGGGGCCATCGTCAGCACGAAGCCGCTGCCGTACTTCGCCTTGAGCGACTTCAGCGCCGAGATCAGGTTGACGATCACCGGGGTGGTCGGGTTCTTGAAGTCGGTGTCTCCGGTGTTCAGCGAGAGCGAGTGGCCCTCGAAGTCGATGTCGACGCCGTCCAGGCCCCACTGGTCGATGATCGAGCCGACCGAGGAGACGAAGGCGTCGCGGGCCGCGGTGGTGGTCAGCTGGACCTCGCCGTTGGCGCCGCCGATCGACAGCAGCACCTTCTTGCCGGCCGCCTGCTTGGCCTTGATCGCGGCCTTGAAGTCCGCGTCGGACTCCACCGACGGGCACTCGCTCACCGAGCAGCGGTTGAAGTGGATCTGCCCGGAGGTGGGCGAGCTGGTCTCGCCGAAGGCCAGGTCGATGACGTCCCAGCTCGCCGGCACGTCGGCGAGCCTGGTGTAGCCCGAGCCGTTGGCGAAGGTCTCGTGCAGGTAGCCGACCAGCGCGTGGGCCGGCAGGCCGCCCCGGAGGGCGGGGAGGTCGGCGGCGAGGTGGGGGGCGAGGTCGGCGGGGAAGTGGGGGGTGAGGTCGGCGGGGTGGTGGTGCCGCCGCCCGGCCCCTGGAGCGAGATGTCGTCGGCGAGGTACGCCGGCTGGCCGTACCAGCCGTGCACGTACACCGACGCGGTGGTCTGGCCGGCGCCGGTGGTGAAGGAGACGCTGAGCGGGGCGTACCCGCCGCCGGTGCCGGGCGTCCAGGTGCTGGCGCCGCCGTCCACGCCGAGGTAGACGTAGCTGCCCTTGACCTGCGCGGTGAGGGTGTAGGCGGTGTTGGGCGCGACCGTGACGGTCTCCTTGCACTGGCCGGTGGCGCCGGCCGAAGGGGTGGCCTGGAGCGCGTAGGTGCCGCTGTGCGCCTGGCCGCTGACGACCGAGCTGCCGGCGTCGCAGGTCCAGCCGGCCAGCGTGCCGGTCTCGAAGCCGCCGTTGCTCAGGAGTTCGCCGGCGCTCGCGGCCGGCGCGAGCGCCACCAGGCCGCCGACGGCGACGGCGCCGGCGAGCGCGGCGGATGCGGCGACCAGGGATCTGCGGCGGACGGAGGATCTGGCGGGTCCGGGTGCGGTGAGCATGGGGGGATGCTCCTTCTGTCCAGAGGGCGCATGGGCATGCCAGAAGGACATGTCACCGCGCAGCAAACAGGTCCAGACCAATCGTGTCAACGGTCCGGACCAAGTCCGCGCGGGGCGGGGCGCGTCGAGGAGGTGCCGGGGCGCGCCGCGGCGTCGGACCGCGGGTCAGCGGGAAGGCCGGCGCGCGGCGGTCGGCCGGCGTGCGGCTGCCGGCCGGAGTGCGGCTGCCGGGCGGCGTGCGGCGGTCGGGCGGGTCAGGAGCGCTTGCTCCACGGCCAGCGGGGGCCGGGCGGGCGCTTGCCCTCGGGGTCGTAGACGAACACCCAGCGGGTGCGCCGGGACGGGCTCGGCTGCCGGTGGTAGACGTACGTCACGTCCGGCCGCCCGTCGTCGCCGGGGACGGGCACGGTGTACGAGCGCGGCGGCTGCCCGGTCATCCCCACGATGACCTCCAGCACCCGGCCGTCCAGCGGGCCCCCGACGAACTCCGTCTCCTCGTGTCGCACGCCCCCCACCCTGTCACGGCCCCCGCCGCCGCGCGCGGCCGGGCAACGGCGGCCGGGACCGTCTGCCCGGCCCGCCCGCCCGGCCGGGCTGGGCACGACGGAAGAGATCGGCCGCCCGGCGACCGGCTACCCTGCGGACATGAGCAGCGAGGCCCCCGCCTACCGGCGGATGAGCGTCGAGGCGCGCCGTGCGCAGCTCCTCACGGCCGCCGTCGACCTCTTCGGGCACCACAGGCCCGAGGACGTCTCGGTGGACGACGTGGCCGCCGCCGCGGGCGTCTCCCGGCCGCTGGTCTACCGCTACTTCCCCGGCGGCAAGCAGCAGTTGTACGAGGCCGCGGTCCAGGGCGCGGCACAGGAGCTGATCGGCCGGTTCGCGGTGCCGCCGGCCGGCGCGCCCACCGGGCGGCTGGCCGACGCACTGGGCCGCTACCTCGCCTACGTGGACGAGCACGCGCCCGCCTACGCCGCCCTGATGCGCGGCGCGAGCGCCGGCGGCCCGGACCGCACCGGGGCGATCGTCGACGACGTGCGCCGCAGGGCCGCCAAGGAGGTGCTGCGCCACCTGGGCGTGGCGCACCCGGGCCCGCGGCTGGCCACGATGGTCCGGTCCTGGATCGCCTCGGTCGAGGCGCACTCGCTGATGTGGCTGGACGACGGCAGGCAGCCGCCGCTGGCCGAGCTGCGGGACTGGCTGGTCGACCAGTTCACCGCGCTGCTGGTGGTCACCGCGACGCGCGACGAGGAGGCCGCCGCGGCGGCCGGGCGCGCGCTGGCGCAGGAGACCGGGGACAGCCCGGCCGGCGCGCTGGCCCGCCGCCTCGCACCGTTCCTGGCCGCCCAGGGCGCCCACCTGCTGGCCGCCCCGGCAGTCCCGGCGGTCCCGGATGCCTGAGCCCCGAGCTCCGGGGCCCTCAGCCCCGGGCTCCGGGCCCTGAGCCCCGGGCCCTGACCCCCGGAACCGTGGGCCGGGGGGGCTACGCCAGCAGCCCGGACGCCTTCCACAGCCGCCTGCTGGGCCCCTCGAACATCCCGATCTCCTCGAAGAAGTCCATCAGCCGCTTGGCCGACCGCAGCATCACGTCGCGCCGGTGCTCGCTGGCGCGGGCCGCCCGCACCGCCTCGTCCGGGTCCAGGCCCACCTCGGCGTAGACCCGCGGGCTGATCAGCGCGCGGGAGATGACCCGCGCCGCCTGGCCGCCCGAGGTGCGGGTCAGTGCGATCTCCCAGCGCGGCGCCGACCTCATCTGGCGGCGCAGCTCCTCGCGGGCGTACCGGATGTGCCGGGACTCCTCCACGACGTGGATGCGCGCGACGTTGGCGATCAGCGGCTGGACGCGCTCGTCCGGGAAGGTCAGCCGCTGCATCCAGTCGAGGATCTCCTCGGCCAGCAGGGTGCCGGTGAAGGAACCGGGCGTGGTGGACACGGTCTTCATCGCCCGGCCCAGCAGGTGGTCCAGGCGCGAGGGCCGGTAGGTGGGCGTGCCCATCTTCGTCACCGCGCGGGCGAACATCTTGGAGTGCCGGCACTCGTCGGCGATCTCGGTCAGCGCGTAGCGCACGTGCGCCGACGTCGGCTCCTGGTCGTAGGTGTGGCGCAGCAGCAGCTGCATCAGGATCGTCTCGAACCACACGCCGATCGAGCAGAGCGAGGCCACCTCGTGCCGGCTCAGCTCGATCCGCTGCTCCGGCGACATCCGCCGCCACAGCGGGGTGTCGTAGAGCGAGACGAGTTCCGGCGGCCAGAACCACTTGCCCTCCTCGAAGGGGGCGTCCCAGTCCAGCTCGGCGTCGGGGTCGAAGGAGTGCTTCGCGGACGCGGCGAGCAGCCGTTCCGCGGTCTTTTCGCGGTCGATCAGTACGGCGTCCATGCGGAAGATGCCTCCGGCGCAAGGGGGTTACCACGGGTACCCCCCTTATGAGACTCTGTGTCAACAAGCTCGTCAAGACCCCGGGAGCCGACCGATGTCCTCGCAAGGTCTGTACACGCAAGCACCGGACGAGTGGAGCTGGCAGGTGCCCGCGCACGGCGCCGCACGCTTCTCGTGGGAGTACGACGACGGCCGCGACCGGCTGCTGGCCCTGTACCAGAAGGGCAAGGACAAGCAGTGGGACGCCGTCCGCCGGATCGACTGGGACCTGGAGGTGGACCCGTACCAGCCCCTCGGCACCCCGGACGAGGCGATGGCGATCCACGGCACCCGCTACTGGGCCGCGATGAGCGAGGCCGAACGCGGCGTGCTGCGGCAGCACTACACCTCCTGGCAGTTCAGCCAGTTCCTGCACGGCGAGCAGGGCGCGATGGTGTGCGCGGCGCGGATCGTGGAGTCCGCGCCCGACCTGGACGCGAAGTTCTACTCCGCGACGCAGACCATGGACGAGGCCCGGCACGCCGAGATCTACGGCCGCTTCCTGCACGAGAAGATCGGGATGATCTACCCGGTCAACGACAACCTCCAGGCGCTGCTCGCCGACACCCTGCGCGACGCCCGCTGGGACATGCCCTACCTGGGCATGCAGGTGCTCATCGAGGGCCTGGCGCTGGCCGCCTTCGGGCTGATCCGGGACACCACCACCAAGCCGCTGCCCAAGCAGATCCTCGCCTACGTGATGCAGGACGAGGCCCGGCACGTCGCCTTCGGGCGGATGGCCCTGCGCGACTACTACAAGCAGCTCACCGACGCCGAACTGCGCGAGCGCGAGGAGTTCGTGATCGAGGGCTGCTACCTGATGCGCGACCGGCTGCGCGGCGCCGAGGTGCTGGAGAACTTCGGCGTGCCCGCGGCGGAGGCGGCCGAGCTGAGCGAGCGCTCGCCGTTCCTGCACATGTTCAGGAAGCTGCTGTTCAGCCGGATCGTGCCGTGCGTGAAGGACATCGGGCTGTGGGGCCCGCGGCTGCAGCAGGCGTACGTGGACATGGGCGTCCTCGACCTCGGCGACTCGAACCTGGACCTGCTGATGACCCAGGACGAGGAGGTCGCCGAGCGGCTGGACGCCGAGCGCTTCGCCGCCGAGGAGCAGGCCCGCGTGGCGGAGGTCGCCGACGCCGTCGCCGCGGGGGCAGGCGCGGAGGGGGCCTGAGCGTCCCCGCCCCGCTTCCTTCGCAGGTCCGCCGTGTCCTGATTCTGCAACAGCCGTCCGGCGCACGGGCCCGGACGGAACCGTAGTCTGGGCCGCCGCATCTATTCGTGCGCAGATCCGGTGAGCCGACCATCTCACCGGGTCCGCGCCAACGAGCGACGCGACGGACCGACACGGGCAGGCGGGGACACACATGGCGGGGCGGGGAACTCTCATCCGGATGAAGGCGGCACCCCAGTGGCTGGCGGTGAGCGCGGCGGTGGTCGTCGTGGTGCTGGCGGCGGTCGCCTCGGCGCTCTTCGCGTCGGGCTCCGGCGGCGCCGCCGCGGACGCCGGCGGCCCGGGCGGGCACGGCGCCGGCGTGGTCGGCGGGGCGGCCGGCGCCGGGGGTTCCGGCGGCTCCGACGGCAAGGGCGACTCCGGCGGCGGCACCCCGCCCACCCCCACACACCCCGCCGTCGACCCGGTGCCCGACTCGATCGTGCACGCCAGCGACAAGCCCGGCCAGGCCGTCAACATCACCATCGACGACGGCCCCGACCCGCAGTGGACGCCCCGGGTGCTCCAGGTGCTCAAGCAGCACCACGTGCACGCGACCTTCTGCATGATCGGCCCGCAGGCCGCGGCCCACCCGGAGCTGGTCAAGCGGGTCGTCGCCGAGGGCCACCGGCTGTGCGACCACACCGTGCACCACGACACGACGATGGACCACAAGCCGTTCGCGTACCAGCAGTCGGAGATCATGGACGCGCTGGCCATGATCGAGAAGGCGTCCGGCGGCGCCCGCGTCTACTACTACCGCGCGCCCGGCGGCGCCTTCACCCCGCCCAGCCGCGCGCTGGCCGCCCAGCACGGGATGCGCCCGCTGGGCTGGAACGTCGACACCAAGGACTTCGACCGCCCGGGCGTCCCGGCCATCATGGACACCCTCAAGGACGAGATCCACAACGGCCCGACGATCCTCTTCCACGACGGCGGCGGCGACCGCGCCCAGACCGTCCAGGCCCTCGACCAGTCGCTGACCTG from Actinacidiphila sp. DG2A-62 includes:
- a CDS encoding polysaccharide deacetylase family protein, which gives rise to MKAAPQWLAVSAAVVVVVLAAVASALFASGSGGAAADAGGPGGHGAGVVGGAAGAGGSGGSDGKGDSGGGTPPTPTHPAVDPVPDSIVHASDKPGQAVNITIDDGPDPQWTPRVLQVLKQHHVHATFCMIGPQAAAHPELVKRVVAEGHRLCDHTVHHDTTMDHKPFAYQQSEIMDALAMIEKASGGARVYYYRAPGGAFTPPSRALAAQHGMRPLGWNVDTKDFDRPGVPAIMDTLKDEIHNGPTILFHDGGGDRAQTVQALDQSLTWLKGQGYAFGFPRVR
- a CDS encoding TetR/AcrR family transcriptional regulator is translated as MSSEAPAYRRMSVEARRAQLLTAAVDLFGHHRPEDVSVDDVAAAAGVSRPLVYRYFPGGKQQLYEAAVQGAAQELIGRFAVPPAGAPTGRLADALGRYLAYVDEHAPAYAALMRGASAGGPDRTGAIVDDVRRRAAKEVLRHLGVAHPGPRLATMVRSWIASVEAHSLMWLDDGRQPPLAELRDWLVDQFTALLVVTATRDEEAAAAAGRALAQETGDSPAGALARRLAPFLAAQGAHLLAAPAVPAVPDA
- a CDS encoding AurF N-oxygenase family protein; protein product: MDAVLIDREKTAERLLAASAKHSFDPDAELDWDAPFEEGKWFWPPELVSLYDTPLWRRMSPEQRIELSRHEVASLCSIGVWFETILMQLLLRHTYDQEPTSAHVRYALTEIADECRHSKMFARAVTKMGTPTYRPSRLDHLLGRAMKTVSTTPGSFTGTLLAEEILDWMQRLTFPDERVQPLIANVARIHVVEESRHIRYAREELRRQMRSAPRWEIALTRTSGGQAARVISRALISPRVYAEVGLDPDEAVRAARASEHRRDVMLRSAKRLMDFFEEIGMFEGPSRRLWKASGLLA
- a CDS encoding ferritin-like domain-containing protein produces the protein MSSQGLYTQAPDEWSWQVPAHGAARFSWEYDDGRDRLLALYQKGKDKQWDAVRRIDWDLEVDPYQPLGTPDEAMAIHGTRYWAAMSEAERGVLRQHYTSWQFSQFLHGEQGAMVCAARIVESAPDLDAKFYSATQTMDEARHAEIYGRFLHEKIGMIYPVNDNLQALLADTLRDARWDMPYLGMQVLIEGLALAAFGLIRDTTTKPLPKQILAYVMQDEARHVAFGRMALRDYYKQLTDAELREREEFVIEGCYLMRDRLRGAEVLENFGVPAAEAAELSERSPFLHMFRKLLFSRIVPCVKDIGLWGPRLQQAYVDMGVLDLGDSNLDLLMTQDEEVAERLDAERFAAEEQARVAEVADAVAAGAGAEGA